Genomic window ([Eubacterium] hominis):
CTGTCGCATTGTTCTTGCAGGAAAAGATTTCATTCCTTGACATTGAAACATATGTTATTCGTGCAGTAGAAGCTGCTGTATATATTGAACATCCTACATTACAGGATCTGATTGATGCGGATCACTTCGGACGTGCATTCGTAAAAGACACATGGAAAGGAGTGGTCGAATGAGTATAATGACAGTTATTTATTTTGTATTAATTCTAAGTGTCATCATCATTATTCATGAGCTTGGACATTTAATTGCCGCAAAACATTTTGGCGTATATTGTAAAGAGTTTAGTATTGGCATGGGGCCAATGATTTATCAAAAACAGGTTGGAGAAACAGCATGGTCTGTTCGCGCATTACCAATTGGCGGTTATGTAGCGATGGCTGGTGAAACTTTAGAAGATGATGGAGAAGACGAGGAAGATATTCCATTTGAAAGAACCATCAATGGCATCAAGCCATGGAAACAGATTATTGTTATGGCTGCCGGAGCGATTATGAATATTCTTTTGGCCTGGGTAATTTTTGTGGGAATCACAGCTTATCAGGGACAGATTGCAATTCCAGGAAGCCCTGTTATCACTAGCTTTTCAGAAAACAGTCCTGCAGAAAAAGCCGGTTTTAAAGTGAATGATGAAATCATCAAAGTGCAAAACGGTACACATAGTGAAAAAGTAGACGAATTTGATGATGTTGTGGAATTTATTAATTACTTTCAGGGAGAAACTACATTTACTGTACTACGTGATGGTAAAGAAGTAGAAGTCAAGATGACACCAGTGTTAGATGAAGAAGAAAACATCTATAAAATGGGCGTATATCATGATAATTATGATGTAAAAAAGATCAATCTTTTAGAAGCGATTCCTTATGGTACACAAAAAATGGTAGATAGTGTTTCTACAATTCTTAATTCATTAGGAAAACTTATTCAGGGCATTGGATTGAAAAATCTGAGTGGTCCTGTGGGTATCTTTAAGATGACAGATCAGATTACACAAACAGGCTTTTTAACAACCATGGCATTTGTTGGTTTATTATCAGTCAACGTAGGTATCTTTAACTTATTACCAATTCCTATTTTGGATGGTGGCAGAATCTTTATCACATTGATTGAAATGCTGATTGGAAGAAAACTAAGCGAACGTGTACAAAATGTGATCATGACAATTGGATTGGTAGCTATTGTCGCGTTGATGTTATATGCAACATGGAATGATATTACTAGATTATTTTAAAAAAAGACGATGAGAATTCGTCTTTTTTAATATAATTCATATAGTCTGCTTTGTGTTTCTTCAGATTGATAGTTGTGATATTGATCGATATGAATACCGTTTTCATCTGCCAGATTGAAAATCTTGTTATCACGCTTTAATTTATCATCAATATCTTTACATACATCATTTGTACTGCACTGGAAGAATATTGCCGGCTTCTCTTTTTTCTTTTCTTTTTCCAACAACGCTTTGATTTTTGATTCATCATAATTTGTAAAATAAGCATTCTGTTGATAGAAATAAGAATCTTCCACAGCTGTTGTTTCTTCATATTTTTCTTTAGGCTGATACAGCTGCAACATCTGTTCAGAATTCATTGTCATAAAATTATAACGCCAGCGCTGATCAATTTCTTCATCACTAATATCCCCATTGGTCGCATCTAAATAATAGTAATGATCATTTAATTTTATCATATTCCATGCATGCTCCTCATCAGCATAAGTTGTTTTACCCCATAAATAGGTACAGGGGATACCAGCTTTATTTAAAAGATACTGCATGCTTTTCGCATAACCTGCGCAAACACTGGAACGATAAAGAAATACACTTAAGATTGTTTGATTATGCACGCTGTTTTCATTATAAGAGGTTTCATCAATTAAATAATCATATATATACCGTACTTTTTCAAAGTCGTTAGAAAGTTTTGCGACATGATCCATAATTGGCTGTGTGATCTCATCTAACTGTTTCTCATATGCTCGGATTTCCTCATTTGTGAATGTCTTACTGGCATAGATTTCAAAGGTCTGTGCACTTTCTGTATAGGTGACTTCACTGCCATCCTCCCAAAAAAGCTCCGGATGATCGCTTAACACATAATTGTATATTTTAAATAGCGTGTCTTTGTCTTTTGCTTCTATACCATAAGATTCATCACGCTTGCTTATATGATAATAAATCAAATCATATATTTTTGTGTCACTATCATTTAACTGATCACGATAATATGTAAATCCCTGGTATTGACTGGAATAGTTGCTTGCTTCTTCCACATGCCCCTTGGTAGCGGCACTACAGGAGCATAGAAGGAATAGACATAACGCCAGGTTAAGTATTTTCTTCATAACATCCCTCAATTTCTATGTTTAGTATAACAGAAACATCCAAAAAATAACACTGTTAAATGATAATCTAAAAAAAGAAGACCAGTTTTATCTGATCTGAAAGTGAATAAATAAAAAATCGATCTATTGATCGATCATTTATGCAGCAATTTCGTTGATTGCTTTAGCCAGACGTGATTTCTGTCTTGTTGCGTAGTTCTTGTGGTGAATACCTTTCGCAACAGCTTTATCTAATTTACTGCTTGCTACACTGTAAGCAGCTTTTGCAGCTTCAACATCTTTTGCTTCGATAGCAGCTAATACGTTTTTGATTGCTGTTCTTAAAGCAGATTTCTGAGAACTTACAGCCAAGTTTCTTTTGTTATTAGTTAATACACGTTTTTTCTGTGATTGGATCTGTGGCATGATTGCACCTCCTAATTTCAATTGCCAGTAAATTATAACAAAAACATTCAGAAAAAGCAATATAAAGGCGAAAAAAAGACATACTATACGCATGAGGTGAATAATATGATAGAAAAATATACATTAAGAAGTGATTTTGCTGACGAAATCATCACATTGAATACCAAACAAGATGCCTATGAGCATGTTGAAAAACAAAATGAACATATCCGCAGCAATTATATAAAAGTTTTAAAAGAGGATAATGAATTACACAAAGCCATAGGGGAATATGTATCGATAGAGTTTCATGATTTAGATGATCATATCGTAAGAGAAAATGCGATTGAAGCAATCGTGGATAACCTGAAAATTATGGAGCAGCATCTTAAAAGAAAACCAGAAAAAATCCTGATTGTAGGCTTGGGCAATCGTATGATCACAAGTGATGCACTGGGGCCTATGGCCGCAAATGAAGTGTTGGTAACGGCACATTTATACGCAAATGAGAAAAAAGCATATTTAAAAGGAACCCGCAATACTGCAATATTGACACCTGGTGTAATGGGACAGACCGGTTTGGAATCCATGCAGATTGTAAAAAGTGTTGCACAAAGTTATCAACCCGATTTAATTATCGCCATTGATGCTCTTGCTACCAGAAATATAGCACGAATTAATCGGGTTGTACAAATCAATAATACTGGCATACAGCCAGGAAGTGGCGTAGGAAATCATCGGATG
Coding sequences:
- the rpsT gene encoding 30S ribosomal protein S20, producing MPQIQSQKKRVLTNNKRNLAVSSQKSALRTAIKNVLAAIEAKDVEAAKAAYSVASSKLDKAVAKGIHHKNYATRQKSRLAKAINEIAA
- the rseP gene encoding RIP metalloprotease RseP, translated to MSIMTVIYFVLILSVIIIIHELGHLIAAKHFGVYCKEFSIGMGPMIYQKQVGETAWSVRALPIGGYVAMAGETLEDDGEDEEDIPFERTINGIKPWKQIIVMAAGAIMNILLAWVIFVGITAYQGQIAIPGSPVITSFSENSPAEKAGFKVNDEIIKVQNGTHSEKVDEFDDVVEFINYFQGETTFTVLRDGKEVEVKMTPVLDEEENIYKMGVYHDNYDVKKINLLEAIPYGTQKMVDSVSTILNSLGKLIQGIGLKNLSGPVGIFKMTDQITQTGFLTTMAFVGLLSVNVGIFNLLPIPILDGGRIFITLIEMLIGRKLSERVQNVIMTIGLVAIVALMLYATWNDITRLF
- a CDS encoding GPR endopeptidase produces the protein MIEKYTLRSDFADEIITLNTKQDAYEHVEKQNEHIRSNYIKVLKEDNELHKAIGEYVSIEFHDLDDHIVRENAIEAIVDNLKIMEQHLKRKPEKILIVGLGNRMITSDALGPMAANEVLVTAHLYANEKKAYLKGTRNTAILTPGVMGQTGLESMQIVKSVAQSYQPDLIIAIDALATRNIARINRVVQINNTGIQPGSGVGNHRMALNEASLHVPVIAIGVATVTSVGAILKEALDEAEIDKERVFSYLYDQKRLDLVVTPKSMDDELKQLVYIVSQSINRFIHPDFMNL